The region TCTTCTTAAACTACTCTGCTGTCAAACAGCAGCGGTCCTGATACACTGTAATACTGAGCAGTACTGTGTTATAAATACATAGTAGCATAGAGCTTTGTCAGTTGCACTTTACCATATAAAGTCGTGATTGTCGTTAGTGTTTCCATGATATCCGCTTTATATTATTTTCACATCTTATTGATTTCAGTGAATCACAGACTtgcacattttaaattttgGGGTATTTTAGAGCATTACGTGTAATTGACTCTTGTTGAGTAATACAGGATACAGCCCCATCGGTGATATTTGTCAGCTTTGTCAAACTGTGAACTGTTACTACCTGCTTGATAACATCATGATCATAAATCCACTTTTAAATCAGTGTTTGTCAATTTTTAGTATTTATCCATCTGGATGATTGGCTTCAAATGTCTTTCTGCTTGTGGTCTCTGACAGTGGACCCATCTGTGTTTGTCCTGCTAGACCAGAGTGTCGTGTTCGAtgctgttgaccataatatttcATCACAGCGATTAGAGCATGCTGTAGAGgcactgtgctgcagtggtttgaatcatatctatctaatagactcaaTGTGTTCATGGAAATGGGAGGTCCTCTTCACACAGAGGTTAATTGTTCCAGACTGCCCccaggcagtatcattagaggACGTAGCATCCATCTATGCACCCAGCTTTGTCTATCAATGAAGTAACACACACCAACTAGTTAAAATTGTAGGAATGTTTTAAAGACATAAAAGGGGTCATCTGATCGTttagttttctctgtattgtaggattttaatttgtaaaattactttactgttgttgtgatttgaagcTGTGAAAAATACAACTGAATTGGACTTAGTATGGCACTCACAGCACAATCCAGATGGCAAACAATAATAGAAATTGTGTTAAATTTAGAATCAGACATTGATTCTTGATCATTTTTCCACCCTCTGTTAATTCATCCAGAGTGCTGACTAGGTGCATGGTCACCAAAGGAGGTGGTGTAGCTAATCTGAGCTCCACCAGTAACAGCATCTCTAGTtcctttttgcaattttttaatTCACCATTAATTGAGTTGTAACATCCTGTTTAACAGTAAGAAGCCCAAATCTGATGCTCACTCTGTAGTGAGCTCAAGGTCTTCTCCCTCTTCTGCTTTCTAGCTCCAATTCCTAACATGTGAAATAacagtatatgtgtgtatgtgtatcaTTTTATTCCTACATCTCCTAGACTTGCTGCATAGAGGCAAGCAGACACAATCCACTGTTAATGACCGAAAACCTTTGTAGACAAATCATTTATAGCGAAGTCAAACTTGTGCTGATCCAAAAAGGCAGCTCTCTTAACTGTTTAAGATTGTTGTGCCACTCATTCAAATATGCCAACAAGCCGGTTACCACAACTGAACGGGCAGCTAGTTGGATTAATGATCCAAAAAGCAGATTTCAATACATACGTATATAGTATAAAAATCTCAAAGGTTACATTTACACAAAAGTGCACCATATGAAAGGTGTGGTACAGCAGCCGCCAGTAGTATTTCAGACTCTGTTACTCCAGAGTGACAAAATATGTTCTTATTCCTGCTGCTCTGCTGTCAACAAACATCTGCACTGTTGACCACTTCAATACTCAGAGTAAAAAGCTGATTGACTTTTTTGGTGGTATAAATATCTGAACAATTCCCTGATCTAGCATTAGAAAAGGAGAAGCAGAAGAAAGACTTgatgttgttttaattcagggACAAGAATATTTTTGAACAGCAAGCATAACTTTCAGTTTTCATGTGTTCCTATGTGAAGACCACTTTAGCTTTTCAGGGTCACATGGCTATAGAGACACTGGTTTTCCACTAATGCttgttctgggtcagtttctgCTCTGTCGCAGTGATGACAGAAGCAGGGGTAACAAATTGAGAGCAGGTCGGTGTTCCTGCACTCCCAGTGCCACCAGAACCCCGGTCAAGAGGGAAGTTACTCTGGGCAGGACGGGGGGCTGAGCTGGCATCACCTGCAGGAAAGAACAACAAATATAACATATCCACACAtatcacagcaggtctcactatcATCATGTTAATCTGACCTTTCACTGCTTTCTATCCAACATTCATGCTGATGAACGTCTTTAACTGACCGCCTGTCTATGTTCTCGATCTATGCCAATACTGACAGTGATGAGAGGCTGAAGACGCTGGTGTGTTTTAAAGCACACTAAGGCTAAAGCGGGTTAAAAGAAGTACTTGTTGCCTGGTCAGAAAGTTTATCAGCAgtggtgctgggaaaactgcaCCCAACAAGAAATCTTTCTCAATCTGGCAGACAATCGTTGGGAGTAGTTATTCTATAGCACTGAAGGCGTTTTGCTGTGGGTGCTCTGGCAAAAAGCTGTTAGCTTACTTACCTTCTCAACTTTGTGACAGTGAATAAATCCATCATGTCCCATGTAGAATGTAGAGAACGCATCATAGGACCTATGTGTAAGAGATGACATTTGGATTAAGGTTGGACAAAATATGCACCCATTTTTATGTACAAGTGTGAACGGAAGAATCAGTTATTCATGAGTCTTAATGTTTTTAATCTTACAAACATGATAGTGTTTATAGCGGACATTGCAACCTGTCTGAAAATCTGTTTCCTCTTTCCAAAAACACTCAATTCAAAAACAAGGAAACGTTAATTATATACGTAACACCAAAAGGCGAGTATATCAGAACAGTAATCTATTTTATGGAAAGATTACTTCATTACATTTTTGGGAGCTTTAAAATAACACACTGAGACAGAAATCGCCAAATCCACTTAACCTTGTAACTCCCGTGCACCCAGTTCTGGATGTGCTGTTACCTGTACAGGTGCGATTTGTCTTTGCGATAGAAGCGCAGCAGCAGAGAGTGGAAAGGAAGCCCTCTGATCCTCCAGCGAGCCTTAATGGTCCCGTCCTCTATGTGTTTGGTAAGCTTCAGTACATCCAGTCGAGCTTCAGCGTAGTAGCACAGACACAGCAGGCGCCACAGCGAGAGCGTGAGCCGGTACATCACACGGCCTCTACACCAACACACGCAGTCAGACACACTTATCAAGAGTTTGGTCAAAGGATAAGAGTTTCTTATAACACATCACCATCACGCTAGACAAGCACATTCACCTGGTCTTGATATTTATGAGGCCGTTGATGAATTCCACATCGTTTGAGTACATGGAGTAGTCGTGGTTTGTCATAAAGAATCTTggaagctgcaaaacaaacagatgaagaTCAGTTTCAAAGTTTAGGTGCTGATGTTAAAGACAAACACTTCAACAAGATATTCTCCAATTCTATTCGTTTAAGTCTAAAAACAGAGTTTGGTTTTACAATAAGCAGGCTGCAGTTTGTGAGGAAAATGAAGAAGGTGAAGCGTATAGAGTTGTTTCAATGCTCACAGCAGTGGCAagtaaagctgctgctgctgcgcccCCCCctaaaaaaagagttttttcATATCCGTGTCCCCTGTACTCCATCTGATATCAGAAAATGTGcgttcttgtgtttgttttttgttattcattTGCCCTTTCGTGCTATGGAAACAATGTGGATACAGTGTGGAAACTATTATAAAATGTCTTAATTcttcaaacattaaaaaacaaaacaaaaacacaaaagtgtGTTCAAATGATCCTGGTGGTGTTAAATTGCAAAGCCGATTATTCACCATGTGATCCGAAATTGTAAATTTCAGGTAAACATGTCCGATCTGATCATGGAAAAATGAAGATACTTGATTTGTTTTCATCATCAAAACATTTGTATACAAATGTAAAATATCAACATTGTAATGGATTTTATGGTAACAGGCTGTCCCAAAAACCTGTCCTTGGAGCAAATTTACTTTTCAATGATTGTGTAAAGTCATCATACTTTTTATGGTGGTTTtgtgcaaaaatgaataaaacattttacctGAAGCTGAGTAAATCCTATCATGTGGATAGCTGCTACATTTGCAGTGGTTTTAAAATAGAATTTCTTGGTTTGCAGTATTGTCACTGTTGAGGTGTAGCAGGATAATAGTGATAAGACTTTATTATGAACAAACAGCTACATTTCTAAATACTGCATGAGATGCATTTATAAGATGAAAAATTATTTTGTGATGATTTGATGATATTTCTGATCTGTGAACAAAAGTACAAACGAGTATTGTAGTtgtcattaattaattttaCACTATTGTTACACTGCCTTGAGATACAACTCGCTGTCACTGCTTGTTATGCCCTTTGGACCACACAAGGGGAAAGAGACAACAGGTTGTTCCTCTAAGTCACACAAGCACACAATTTTGTTCCTATTGAATAAAGCGTGCCCCACTGTCACATCTAGACCTATGGTGGAGTGTGTTCAAGGATAAATTATTAAATGCACACACAGGTAAACTGCTGAGTGCCATTACTGTCTTGAGAGGAGGCTACAAAGGATGCTGTAAAGTCTTCATGCATGTCCAATCATCCCAAAAAGTtgaatctgttcatctggacgtagctttttcagtcacttggatgagtgacgaaacatttctcccactgaatacAGTTGAACAGAATCTACTGTTTGGGATGCTGTAAAGTGTTTAGTGCCCTGCACATGTACTTTGTTAACCAGCTGTCACAACCTGCCACTAGATGGGCCCACGACACAAGTTTTGGGGACTCACAGGACGCCTTAAACACAGGAGACtgacacttttctctctctacAGATAGAGATGGCCAACACTCACAACTTCAGACTAGTTGctaaaaacaatataacagGGCTCCCGGCTTCAGTTTACTGTCACTCCCCCTAATTTCCTGGAAAAATGCATTCTCTGTAGAGATGTAGACTCGATTTGCATTCTTCAGGAGAAAATTCACTTGCTGTCAGAAAAAAACTATGTATGTAGTGCTCTGTGAACAGAGTAAAGCAGCTATCACTGCAGATATTTTTTGGTTACCAGTTTGGGGGGCCGGGGAGCTACTGGTTTACATCAATTAGCCAGAAGGATGCATATTTTTCATCTCTATCCCACTCCCAGGAGATAAGAGGTTTGTTTTTCAGGGCATCTGTGCAGAGTGTTACCGTCCCTGCAACATGTAACTTTAACGCTATTGAAAATGCTTGGGGCGTCCTCCACTTGCTGCCTCGACTGTAAATGTAACTGGAGGTGGTTGACAAACGGTGTAACAATAAGGGACACGTTCTGTGTCTGGTGTTGGTGTGATTTTATTATTCTTACAGGATCTGACTGACAGGGTAAAGGGTCTGGGGACAAAACAGTACCCCTTGATGTGCCATTTTATGAAAGGCTCCTCCCCGTCTCCAGGGAGACCAGACACCCCCTAGAGATTTAACAGTGGTGTTGGATGCAGGAGGGAGCAGCATCCTGGGGTTATCAGTCCAGGACATttgtgcagcagcaggaagctGGTCCACACCCCTCACTTTGTGCAGTTTGACAGGCAGAATGAGATCAGTGCTTCTGAGGATTACACCGGGAAGCGAATCATAGTGACCATTTCACTCATGCTGCTGGGGTTATGCAAGTAACCTAAAGTTACtgacaataattaattaatcaatCATTCGTAAGCCATACGCTTTATCACAAAGAGAATGCAAAATAATCTGTATTTCAGTGCACAAGTTGGATTAACTTATATACCTCAAGCCTCAAGTGTACAGTCCAAGTTATATATGTGTATTAAACAGTCAGTACAGACTGTAGTACTAAATGCTTTGAATAGTCAATAAGAGTATGAGACTATTTAAATGTGTCTGTTTATATTTCAGGAAGAGACTGATTGCCAGGCAAGCGTTGAGTCAGATACAGCTGTCAACATAACCAATGACAGCTATCATACTGTAGTGGTTCTTACCTCTATCCTCAGCCTTtcatacaccagggccagtttTTCCTCTCCTTCCCTGTCGCTCTCAATATGCTCCCCCTCTGCTCTGCCTGTATGGCTACACAGCGATACAGAGGGCAGCTCCACCGCCTTCTTGTCAAGTCCGCTGTCCTGGCTGTATTTTAGCACACTGTTAGGCACCAAGTGTGTGCCAGGGCAATGAAAGCAGTAAAACTTGGAGCCAGACATGAATGGTGCAGGACATCCCTCAGTTTCAAACAGGCTTCTGAAGCAGCCGTGTTCTCTCTTTACAGCATCAGTGTCGCTACGTTTGAAGGTCACTACGTTAATGTCATCCTCTCTGCTACCATCCACTGTGGTCAGTGGAAACAAGAACTCTGAAGACGTGAGGGGCCTTCCCATTTTGTTGTGACCAAACAGAGGGATCTCCAGAAGGGTGTGGAGGCCATGTGACTCGCCCTGTCGCACcagcacacaaacactgagAGAGTCCTCCCAATCCTCCTCGCCGTAGCGCAGCATTTGAGGCTGGCTCGCATGATGTATTGGGTTAGACAGCACCGGCTGCCTAAAGTTCTGATATCTCAGGCTGTTGGGTGGGGCCAGGGCCCATGCTGCACTGCTCAGGGGGCGGGTCTGGCAATCCACCACCTAAAGAAGCAACAAGGACTTGGTGTTATTATTGTAAGCATATAGAACGTGATATTCCATTTTAATAGCGGTCTGAGATTTTGAGTTAGATTAGATTGTAAACAGTTTAATCTCTCAGTATATCCTTggtttttccatttttacttACACACATTTATTCTGGATTGGAGAGCAAATTGggattagtatcttgcccaaggacatttgacatgcagactggagcagcaggAATtcaaccaccaaccttctgataagtagatgacctgctctagcttgtgagccacagccaccctaaACATGGAGCTAAACAAGCtccaaaaactttaaaaagctgTCATATATTGGATTTATGTATAATACCTGCTTAGAGTAGGGCTCCATGGTGTAAATTAGCATTATGTGTATAAAGCATAgctttatacacataatgaatgAATCTGTAACTGATTGATTGAAATGTGTGTCACATGAGCACAGAGCCAATCGAATACTTATTTCTCTCTGTGACATGTAAATCAGTTTATACCCTTTATTAACTGTTATTAATGTAGTTTTCCTGGATTTGTGGCCCATGTTTTGTCTCTAAAAAGTAGAGACTGTTCACTTCTTtgtaagcagtgttggtcaagttacttgaaaaagtaatcagtaactaattactgattacttccccaaaaaaagtaatcccgttactttactgattacttattttcaaaagtaattaattacttagttacttagttactttttaaaaacacgatttacaacctgaataggtgataaagcgatatctctttcagcccagttctactttttctacataatccatcatacaaaatgtaatcaaatggaaaagtctcttttttttaacttgttttatcagttttaatcttttaactttatgcatcaagcaaaaatttaattatatgccacattctgactggaagaaatttgtttaacatttaaacctattttctgcacattccagcacataaaataaaaaaaattttgtgtttacactcagtctttcaaatagatgcaagtaaaacacagcagaaaataaataaagtcacagactcagcggtcctgttgctctattttcacctgtaaagcaggagtggggcaggcggaggtttaccctggtgcaggtgtgccgcggtcagttgaagaatccgcgagtttctctgtgagtttcccattacgtcgtagctactcggtgcttgttggaagtttaggggtttttcgctgtaaaaagaagttttcttcccacgcacagcggacactaatgtttttgtcactttttatggaatcaaactcaaagtaaggtcagtacttccacgctttaaacgctgcacgctcatactctctccacACTTGATATATGaaccattgttgatctgcacacagctgttgtcaccaacggCGCACTGcttatgtcactgtcatgagacattctcgcaaaaaatcacggttttagtaacgcagcgttcctacgggaaatctaattaccgtttttgcaatagtaatcccttactttacttgttacttgaaaaaagtaatcagattacagtaacgcccATCTCTGTTTGTAAGTGAGAAAATGAGAAATTCAGATCAGACCATTATTTCCTCCACTGCAGCGTCTCGCTGTGCCTGACTGGACACATCTGCCTGTCAGCTTTATTCAGCACATCTCACTTTCCCATCAGCTCAGTGTCAAGCAACTGATGAGCAGCACCTGTTTTATAATAAGTTTTACAACCTTTGTGCAGTGACTGATCATGACGTTTTACTTTCTGGTTGccattttttttgcactttaccCTAGTGAGTTCACCGTGACTCATCTGTCATAATACAACCTTTTGTAGTAATAAAATGTAAACGGAATGCAATTCATCCTGGGGAGGATGTGATTGTTTACTTTGTACGTTCCTACGCTGCTAAACATTGACATAAAAAGTTGTGTGAAGACTTAATAACCTAAGTGTTGGAGCTAGCCTAGCTGGTTCCCACTAATTCAAGTATAACTCTTGAAGGGTGTCCAAGAAGTAAGACTTCTTTGTGACAGAAGTATGTGAAGCCTGCAATCAGCCTTTTCCATGTCCAACATTGAGTTTGCTTTTTACCTGGACAGACAACGATGAAAGCTGAACACATACCTGTTCTAGAACAGAGAACAGCTGCATCTCTGCCCAAAAATATACTCTTATTAGAAGTCACGTTGTTTCTATAGGTTAGTTAAaaacctattaaaaaaaactctatGCAGCAAAAATGATCTGCAGGTCTGCATCATATTATGATTTAGTGCTATACATAAACTAAATTGAATTTAACAGTGAAAATTGACAGCAACCATAAAGCTACAGGTCCAACTGTGAACTTTGTCAACCAGTTAATGCAAAGAAATCTCTTTAAAAAACAGACAGACGGGATCGGCATTCATTGATAGCATTATTTTCAGGATACTGAGTACTAAATTCCACCTTCTTAACTACTTATTCAGTTTAGGGTCATGGGGTCACGCCCCTTTTCACTTTCATCTATGTCTGTTTACATCTAAATTAACACACAGTTCAGAGGACTGTACTACAAAACAGGACTTGGGCTCATCGAGGTAGCTTCAGGGTTAATCCTGGGTTTTAGTAGCATGAAGATGTTTTACTTCTTACCGAGGTCCATCGGTTTATGCTGCAGAGTTTACCTGCTCCAGAAATAGTTATGCTGGAGACTTGAGATCAGCAGGTATGAAATCACTGCCTACTGAACAATCAAATTCCTGTAAAATATTATTTCCAGAAGATTTCTCTTGGACcttaagtaattaaaaaaatgtttcacaggGAACCTATTTGTATTTGTGGACCTTGAATGAAATTTTCACACATGCTTTTCTAGGTATGTTCAATTGTTTTGTAGTACAGGTCTAAGTAAAACAAACTATTAACAGCCTAAAATAACTGGAATACTGGAGTATTTGTCAACTGATGCATAACAAGAAATCCAGTAAATTACCTGTCTGACACTCCAGCTCCATTTTTGGATGGGCTGCCTTCTCCCGTGGCTGCGGATACAACCCACCCAGAAGGCCACGCCTCCTCTGCTCACAGACATTCACCACAGGGTCAGGGCAACCCCGGTCACCCGATGACCATCACCCACAGCACAGACAACAGCACAAAGACTTTACGACTGGAAGATTCCCAACTACTCCAGAGGCCCTCTACCTCATCTACTTGAGACCACAGAAGAGAGAATAGATCGAGTTAGCTGTTCACACGGCTACATGACATTATTACAACAGAGATATTAACCTGCTGACAAAATGATTAGTTGATTATCAAGCAAAAAATGCAAAGGCAGTTTTCTATGTTTTCACTGTAATTCGTACCCGAAACGTGAAACATTATCAGTGTCTGATAACCAAATGATTTTTTAATCAACTGACTACACTGATATGATATATTTGCTAAAAAGTTAATATTGGCTAACATTTTGTTCAGTCTGGTGCAATAAGAGCTTAATAAATACAAAAGCTGTGCTGCACCTTCTTTTCTAAAAAACGGCTGAATGATATTTTGTCCACCTAACAGATGCAAGTCTTATAGCTCTGTTTTTGGCACCACCAGCTCCTGAATGCTTGGCTAGGTCCTGCAGCTTCTCTGACAGTTAGCACTGCACCACACACTAGTTATTCCAAAAAGCTGCATCAGTACAGCAGGGAGTGCAGAGGACACTGGCAGAGGATTCGTCTCAGCTTTTGCTGCAGCACCTCATTTGGCTTTTACAAATCAGGCAATCACTCTGTAACGTTTTACTGGTCACATGATTCATCTTAAAAACAAATATGCTTTGTTAAATCAATAATTTTATGTAAGCTCCGACATTTGCATGTATTAGGAAGATTTTGTGTGATAATAAATCTTGTGGTGTTTGTGCAGCAAGATAACACAAATGCTACAGTTCAGGCATTCAACTGAAGGTTCTCTCGGACTGCCAGGAGCACGGGACCTGAA is a window of Maylandia zebra isolate NMK-2024a linkage group LG22, Mzebra_GT3a, whole genome shotgun sequence DNA encoding:
- the lg22h6orf136 gene encoding uncharacterized protein C6orf136 homolog, giving the protein MSVSRGGVAFWVGCIRSHGRRQPIQKWSWSVRQVVDCQTRPLSSAAWALAPPNSLRYQNFRQPVLSNPIHHASQPQMLRYGEEDWEDSLSVCVLVRQGESHGLHTLLEIPLFGHNKMGRPLTSSEFLFPLTTVDGSREDDINVVTFKRSDTDAVKREHGCFRSLFETEGCPAPFMSGSKFYCFHCPGTHLVPNSVLKYSQDSGLDKKAVELPSVSLCSHTGRAEGEHIESDREGEEKLALVYERLRIELPRFFMTNHDYSMYSNDVEFINGLINIKTRGRVMYRLTLSLWRLLCLCYYAEARLDVLKLTKHIEDGTIKARWRIRGLPFHSLLLRFYRKDKSHLYRSYDAFSTFYMGHDGFIHCHKVEKVMPAQPPVLPRVTSLLTGVLVALGVQEHRPALNLLPLLLSSLRQSRN